The following are encoded in a window of Geoalkalibacter sp. genomic DNA:
- a CDS encoding ABC transporter permease, with the protein MNVFHLTVRNVTRRRGRFLFTLMGITVGIAALVTFLALGGGLKREIQREANALGAHLIVTPKGSCAYEQVSILAGEPLPINISEDEVNRIAAIEGLEAVPLITVKTGVNNQPVPITGVPVETMKAFKSWSIAEGRYFDSPRDSGILVGHGLAHDAKLAIGQELSVRGSLLPIVGILNKTGSRDDNALFIPLPVAQRLFEAGDLVSYVLIRVDDLAKVDQYILKIQETVNLGVVSDEQLLASVLAIVGTVGTTMQLVAAVAVLAAAFGIVNTMLTATYERRREIGILQAMGARRRFIFTLFMLESGFYGLLGGITGVITGLIAARLASPLISSNAFTVFVKGGDAAMLDASLLVTAIFFSMVAAVVAGVYPAWRASQLSPVEAISYE; encoded by the coding sequence ATGAATGTCTTTCATCTGACCGTGCGCAACGTCACGCGGCGCCGCGGACGGTTTCTTTTTACCCTGATGGGCATCACCGTGGGCATCGCCGCCCTAGTGACCTTTCTCGCCCTGGGCGGCGGGCTTAAGCGCGAAATCCAACGCGAGGCCAACGCCCTGGGTGCCCATCTGATCGTCACTCCCAAGGGCTCCTGCGCCTATGAGCAGGTCTCGATTCTCGCAGGCGAGCCCCTGCCCATCAACATCAGCGAAGACGAAGTGAACCGCATCGCCGCCATCGAGGGGCTCGAAGCGGTGCCCCTGATCACCGTGAAAACCGGCGTCAACAATCAACCGGTGCCCATCACCGGCGTGCCGGTTGAAACAATGAAGGCCTTCAAAAGCTGGTCCATCGCCGAGGGGCGCTATTTCGACTCCCCGCGGGACTCGGGCATCCTCGTCGGGCACGGCCTGGCCCACGACGCCAAACTGGCCATCGGACAGGAACTGAGCGTGCGCGGCAGCCTGCTGCCCATCGTCGGCATCCTGAACAAGACCGGCAGTCGCGACGACAACGCCCTGTTCATCCCCCTGCCGGTCGCACAGCGCCTCTTCGAGGCGGGCGATCTGGTCTCCTACGTGCTGATTCGCGTCGACGACCTCGCCAAGGTCGATCAGTACATCCTCAAGATTCAGGAAACGGTGAATCTCGGCGTGGTTTCAGACGAGCAACTGCTCGCCTCGGTGCTGGCCATCGTCGGCACGGTGGGCACCACCATGCAGTTGGTCGCGGCCGTGGCGGTGCTGGCGGCCGCCTTCGGCATCGTCAACACCATGCTCACCGCCACCTATGAGCGGCGCCGCGAAATCGGCATCCTGCAGGCCATGGGTGCCCGCCGGCGTTTCATCTTCACCCTGTTCATGCTCGAATCGGGTTTCTACGGCCTGCTCGGCGGCATCACCGGGGTGATCACCGGCCTGATCGCCGCGCGCCTTGCCTCGCCCCTGATCAGCAGCAACGCCTTCACCGTGTTCGTCAAGGGCGGTGATGCGGCGATGCTCGATGCCTCGCTGCTGGTGACGGCGATTTTTTTCTCCATGGTCGCCGCCGTGGTCGCCGGGGTCTATCCGGCCTGGCGTGCCTCGCAACTCTCACCCGTGGAGGCCATCAGCTATGAATAA
- a CDS encoding M48 family metallopeptidase, translating into MKFSKYAISRMITAMLVLSWLAGCAVNPVTGRSELALMPISEAQEISIGQKTFPQVLQQMGGTYQDQALNAYVERVGQRVARASHRPDLPYQFAVINDSTPNAFALPGGPIAITRGLLVVMENEAQLASVLGHEVGHVTARHSVAGMQRGALLNVGLAVISGVAGDAAYGPLAQQAGQLAATLINNTYSREQERESDRLGIDYMVRAGYDPRGSVQIQELFHRKLEGGAEPSWVGGLFRTHPFSKERMLENQAYIQATYPHATAAAGLTFNVREFQQATASLRQKQKGFELYDQGRRLEARNQLPQAISTYQQALQAAPNEALIYTRLGLAQLKAEDLVPARRNLQRAVELDGNYYESRMGLGFALLQRNENAAAVRELELSMKLLPTLQGGYLLAQGYERTGERQKALTLYRNLAEADRGGKIGQAAAERVRALEGR; encoded by the coding sequence ATGAAATTTTCGAAATACGCCATTTCCAGAATGATTACGGCAATGCTGGTGCTTTCGTGGTTGGCGGGTTGCGCCGTCAACCCCGTCACGGGACGCTCGGAGCTGGCGTTGATGCCGATTTCCGAGGCGCAAGAAATCTCCATCGGACAAAAAACCTTTCCGCAGGTCCTCCAACAGATGGGCGGCACCTATCAGGATCAGGCCCTGAACGCCTACGTCGAGCGGGTCGGACAGCGGGTCGCCCGCGCCAGTCACCGACCGGATCTGCCCTATCAGTTTGCCGTCATCAACGATTCGACCCCCAATGCCTTTGCCTTGCCCGGCGGTCCCATCGCCATCACCCGGGGCTTGCTGGTGGTCATGGAAAATGAAGCCCAACTGGCCTCGGTGCTCGGGCACGAGGTCGGGCACGTCACCGCGCGCCATTCCGTGGCCGGCATGCAGCGCGGCGCGCTGCTCAATGTCGGACTGGCGGTGATTTCCGGCGTCGCCGGCGATGCCGCCTACGGCCCTTTGGCGCAGCAGGCCGGACAACTGGCGGCCACGCTCATCAACAACACCTACAGTCGCGAACAGGAACGTGAATCCGACCGGCTGGGCATCGACTACATGGTGCGTGCCGGCTATGATCCGCGCGGCTCGGTGCAGATCCAGGAGCTCTTCCACCGCAAACTCGAGGGTGGAGCCGAACCGAGTTGGGTCGGCGGGCTGTTTCGCACCCATCCCTTTTCCAAGGAACGCATGCTCGAAAATCAGGCTTACATCCAGGCCACCTATCCCCATGCGACGGCTGCCGCCGGACTCACCTTCAATGTCCGTGAATTTCAGCAGGCGACAGCCTCCCTGCGCCAAAAACAAAAAGGCTTCGAGCTCTACGATCAGGGTCGTCGGCTGGAGGCGCGCAATCAGCTGCCCCAGGCCATCTCCACCTACCAGCAGGCCCTGCAGGCCGCACCCAACGAGGCGCTGATCTACACCCGGCTGGGGCTGGCCCAGCTCAAGGCCGAGGATCTGGTTCCCGCGCGTCGGAATCTGCAGCGGGCCGTTGAACTCGACGGCAATTACTACGAGTCGCGCATGGGCCTTGGGTTTGCGCTGCTGCAGCGCAATGAAAACGCCGCCGCGGTGCGCGAACTTGAACTCAGCATGAAGCTTCTGCCGACCCTGCAGGGGGGATATCTGCTGGCCCAGGGCTACGAGAGGACCGGCGAGCGGCAGAAAGCCTTGACCCTTTATCGCAACCTGGCCGAAGCCGACCGCGGCGGCAAGATCGGGCAGGCTGCCGCCGAGCGGGTGCGGGCGCTGGAAGGCCGCTGA
- a CDS encoding arginyltransferase, translating to MHIFQQAQIEELTDCPYLADQRKRYCYFLAGRVDEREMSLLLAEGWRKFGLYFFRPECPQCRNCVPLRVRVPDFSPSRSQRRILKKAQDVEVRFGPLTMTEQIYELYRRHSEGRFGQSSDPEDFFYNFYVPSCPALQTELYYQKELIGAGFLDLGSDCLNSVYFFYDPAFAHLHPGTLGALHEIEHARRLGLSYYYLGYYVPGCSRMGYKDHFRPREHYSWTNCAWLPVEGPPEAPLHIQ from the coding sequence ATGCATATCTTCCAGCAAGCTCAGATCGAAGAGTTGACGGATTGCCCTTATCTGGCCGATCAGCGCAAGCGCTACTGCTATTTTCTGGCCGGTCGGGTCGATGAGCGGGAAATGTCGCTGCTGCTGGCGGAAGGCTGGCGTAAATTCGGCCTGTATTTTTTTCGTCCCGAATGTCCTCAGTGCCGCAACTGCGTGCCCCTGCGCGTGCGGGTGCCGGATTTTTCCCCGAGCCGCAGCCAACGCCGAATCCTGAAAAAAGCCCAGGACGTCGAGGTACGTTTCGGTCCGCTGACCATGACCGAGCAGATCTACGAACTCTACCGCCGACATTCCGAGGGCCGCTTTGGGCAGAGCAGCGATCCCGAGGATTTTTTCTACAACTTTTACGTCCCGTCCTGCCCGGCCTTGCAGACCGAACTTTATTACCAAAAGGAACTCATCGGCGCCGGCTTCCTCGATCTCGGCAGCGATTGCCTCAACAGCGTCTATTTCTTCTACGATCCCGCCTTCGCGCACCTGCATCCCGGAACCCTCGGCGCCCTCCACGAAATCGAGCACGCCCGCCGTCTCGGCCTCTCCTATTATTACCTCGGCTATTACGTGCCCGGTTGCAGCCGCATGGGCTACAAGGATCACTTTCGCCCCCGCGAGCACTACAGCTGGACAAACTGCGCCTGGCTACCCGTGGAAGGCCCCCCGGAAGCTCCCCTCCACATTCAATAG
- a CDS encoding NUDIX hydrolase, translating to MSQLGFAVNQATSVYAMHSFDDIFLRLNDRPARLLKDRIRTRSAVAMLLGASEAGVEMLFIKRAPRTGDPWSGDLAFPGGRIEAFDNGPRAAAERETREEIGLDLESARYLGRLDDIAGAHLPVVVSCFVYGLVPPFTLNLSDEVAQTFWTPLATLRDQRRHGPALVHFNGSALTRPAIDLLGPGHKVLWGITYRLVMAFLARLGGENPLLPPCRND from the coding sequence ATGTCACAACTCGGTTTCGCGGTCAATCAGGCAACCAGCGTATACGCCATGCATTCCTTCGACGACATTTTTCTCCGGCTCAATGATCGCCCGGCGCGCCTTCTTAAAGACCGGATCCGGACGCGCTCGGCCGTCGCCATGCTCCTTGGCGCGAGCGAAGCGGGCGTTGAGATGCTCTTCATCAAGCGCGCGCCCCGAACGGGCGATCCCTGGTCGGGAGATCTGGCGTTTCCCGGGGGACGGATCGAAGCATTCGACAATGGTCCACGGGCGGCGGCGGAGCGCGAAACACGGGAGGAAATCGGCCTTGATCTCGAATCTGCCCGGTATCTAGGCCGGCTTGACGACATCGCGGGCGCGCATTTGCCCGTCGTGGTTTCCTGCTTTGTCTACGGCCTTGTCCCACCCTTCACCCTGAATCTGAGCGATGAGGTCGCCCAGACTTTCTGGACGCCACTCGCGACTCTCCGTGACCAGCGCCGCCACGGGCCGGCCTTGGTGCATTTCAACGGCAGCGCCCTGACCCGCCCCGCCATCGACCTGCTCGGGCCGGGCCACAAGGTTTTGTGGGGCATCACCTATCGGCTGGTGATGGCCTTTCTCGCTCGGCTCGGCGGGGAAAACCCTCTGCTTCCGCCTTGCCGCAACGACTAG
- a CDS encoding ABC transporter ATP-binding protein: MNKLALRTEGLHKTYQRGKIKTEALRGVDLAIPRGTFCCIVGPSGHGKSTLMHLLGALDRPTSGRVFVEDQEIGALSSSDLAALRARHIGFVFQFFNLLPNLTALENVTAAMMFSARDKQGRLERARELLALVGLEEKAKSRPAELSGGQQQRVAIARALANDPDILLMDEPTGNLDSAAEAEVMASIEHLHQRGKTIVIVTHNPDIAARAQQVIRVKDGRLAQA; the protein is encoded by the coding sequence ATGAATAAACTGGCTTTGCGGACCGAAGGTCTGCATAAAACCTATCAGCGTGGAAAGATCAAGACCGAAGCCCTGCGCGGCGTGGATCTGGCCATCCCGCGCGGCACCTTCTGCTGCATCGTCGGGCCCTCCGGCCACGGCAAGAGCACCCTGATGCATCTGCTCGGCGCCCTGGATCGTCCCACCAGCGGCCGGGTGTTCGTCGAGGATCAGGAAATCGGCGCTCTCTCCAGCAGCGACCTTGCCGCCCTGCGGGCGCGCCATATCGGCTTTGTTTTTCAGTTTTTCAACCTTCTGCCCAATCTCACCGCCCTGGAGAACGTCACGGCGGCCATGATGTTTTCCGCGCGCGACAAGCAGGGGCGCCTGGAACGGGCGAGGGAGTTGCTCGCCCTGGTCGGCCTTGAGGAAAAGGCCAAATCGCGGCCCGCCGAGCTCTCCGGCGGACAGCAGCAGCGCGTGGCCATCGCCCGGGCCCTGGCCAACGACCCCGATATTCTGCTCATGGACGAACCGACGGGCAATCTCGATTCAGCGGCCGAGGCCGAGGTCATGGCGAGCATCGAGCATCTGCATCAACGCGGCAAGACCATCGTCATCGTGACGCACAATCCCGACATCGCCGCCCGCGCCCAACAGGTCATCCGGGTCAAGGACGGACGCCTGGCGCAAGCTTGA